From Leptotrichia wadei, one genomic window encodes:
- a CDS encoding GNAT family N-acetyltransferase, whose product MKLKKENLIFRFATEEDAEKILKIYEPYVEKTTITFEYEVPSAEEFKGRIREILKEYPYIICEYENEIIGYAYAHRIWSRAAYQWDAELSVYTDGNYAGNGIGKKLYKILIEILKLQNIVNVYALVTYPNENSEKLHNYFGFKKVAFFENSGYKFGKWVGVTWFEKAISEYPKNPKPIKKVSEIDEVKLKQILEL is encoded by the coding sequence ATGAAGTTAAAAAAAGAAAATCTGATTTTTAGATTTGCAACTGAAGAAGATGCTGAAAAGATCTTAAAAATTTATGAGCCGTATGTTGAAAAAACTACAATTACATTTGAGTATGAAGTACCTTCAGCCGAGGAATTTAAAGGAAGAATAAGAGAAATTTTAAAGGAATATCCGTATATTATTTGTGAATACGAAAATGAGATAATTGGATATGCTTATGCACATAGGATTTGGAGCAGGGCTGCCTATCAGTGGGATGCGGAACTTTCGGTTTATACAGATGGAAATTATGCAGGAAATGGAATTGGGAAAAAATTGTATAAAATTTTGATTGAAATACTGAAGCTTCAAAATATTGTAAATGTCTATGCGCTTGTAACTTATCCTAATGAAAATAGTGAAAAATTGCATAATTACTTTGGATTTAAAAAAGTTGCATTTTTTGAAAATTCTGGATACAAATTTGGAAAATGGGTTGGTGTCACTTGGTTTGAAAAAGCTATTTCCGAATATCCTAAAAATCCTAAGCCGATAAAAAAAGTATCAGAAATTGATGAAGTTAAATTAAAACAAATTTTAGAGCTGTAA
- the thrS gene encoding threonine--tRNA ligase yields the protein MIEMILPDGSKRQLENPMTVVEFAKSIGSSLGKATVGAVIDGVQVDPSYVIDKSGEIEIITNTSEKGIEIIRHSAAHIMAQAVQRLFPNTKVTIGPVVENGFFYDFDPERPFTEEDLAKIEEEMKKIVKENYPFERSEMSAEEAKKFFAEKGETYKVEIIDDLGVDKVSIYKQGEFVDLCRGTHVPSTGYLKAFKLMSTAGAYWRGDSKNKMLQRIYGVAFASKKELDEYLTMMEEAERRDHRKLGKQLNLFFLDEHGPGFPFFMPKGVELFNKLQEIWRVEHKKRGYQEIKTPIMLDKELWEISGHWFNYRENMYTSTIDEKEYAIKPMNCPGSIIAYKNNLHSYKDLPLKYGEMGLVHRHEFSGALHGLMRVRAFTQDDAHVFCTKEQIEEQIIEIIDLYDKFYTLFGFEYHIELSTKPDKAIGSDEIWEMAEANLKSALEHKGIDYKLNPGDGAFYGPKIDFKMKDSIGRIWQCGTIQLDFNLPQRFEMSYIGADGEKHEPVMIHRAMYGSLERFLGILIEHYAGAFPTWLAPVQARILTISDEQVPFAKEVFEKLQNAGIRVELDTRVEKIGYKIREANGDQKIPVQLIIGKNEVANNEVNMRRFGSQESKNVSVDEILNILVEESKVPFKK from the coding sequence ATGATAGAAATGATTTTGCCTGATGGTAGTAAAAGACAGTTGGAAAATCCGATGACTGTTGTGGAATTTGCAAAAAGTATTGGGAGCAGTCTTGGGAAGGCAACCGTTGGAGCTGTAATTGACGGTGTGCAAGTTGATCCGTCTTATGTTATTGATAAATCTGGAGAAATTGAAATAATTACTAATACAAGTGAAAAGGGAATAGAAATTATAAGACACAGTGCGGCTCACATAATGGCTCAAGCTGTGCAAAGATTATTCCCAAATACAAAAGTTACAATAGGGCCTGTTGTGGAAAATGGATTTTTCTATGACTTTGATCCTGAAAGACCTTTTACTGAAGAAGATTTAGCAAAAATCGAAGAAGAAATGAAAAAAATAGTAAAAGAAAATTATCCTTTTGAAAGAAGCGAAATGAGTGCTGAAGAAGCTAAAAAATTCTTTGCTGAAAAGGGTGAAACTTATAAAGTTGAAATAATTGATGACTTGGGAGTTGACAAAGTTAGCATTTACAAACAAGGAGAATTTGTGGATTTATGCCGTGGAACACATGTTCCATCAACTGGATATTTAAAAGCGTTTAAATTAATGTCAACTGCTGGAGCTTACTGGCGTGGAGATTCTAAAAATAAAATGCTTCAAAGAATTTACGGAGTGGCTTTTGCATCTAAAAAAGAGCTGGATGAATATTTGACAATGATGGAAGAAGCTGAAAGAAGGGATCACAGAAAATTAGGAAAACAGCTTAACTTATTTTTCTTGGATGAACATGGACCAGGTTTCCCATTCTTCATGCCAAAAGGCGTGGAATTGTTTAATAAATTGCAAGAAATCTGGAGAGTTGAACATAAAAAAAGAGGCTATCAGGAAATAAAGACTCCAATTATGCTGGATAAGGAATTATGGGAAATTTCTGGACACTGGTTCAATTACCGTGAAAATATGTATACATCAACAATTGATGAAAAAGAGTATGCAATAAAGCCTATGAACTGTCCGGGTTCAATAATTGCCTACAAGAATAATTTACATTCATACAAGGATTTACCATTGAAATACGGAGAAATGGGATTAGTTCACAGACACGAATTTAGTGGTGCTTTGCATGGACTTATGAGAGTTAGAGCATTTACACAAGATGATGCGCACGTTTTCTGTACTAAAGAACAAATTGAAGAACAAATTATTGAAATTATTGATTTATACGATAAATTCTATACTTTATTCGGATTTGAATATCATATTGAATTATCAACAAAACCAGATAAAGCAATTGGTTCTGATGAAATTTGGGAAATGGCTGAAGCTAATTTAAAATCGGCTTTGGAACATAAAGGAATTGACTACAAGTTGAATCCTGGAGATGGAGCATTCTACGGTCCAAAAATTGACTTTAAGATGAAAGATTCGATTGGAAGAATTTGGCAATGTGGAACAATCCAGTTAGACTTCAACTTGCCACAAAGATTTGAAATGAGCTATATTGGTGCAGATGGAGAAAAACATGAACCAGTAATGATTCACCGTGCAATGTACGGAAGTTTGGAAAGATTCCTTGGAATTTTGATTGAACATTACGCAGGAGCGTTCCCTACTTGGTTAGCACCAGTTCAAGCAAGAATTTTAACAATTTCTGATGAACAAGTTCCATTTGCAAAAGAAGTGTTTGAAAAACTTCAAAATGCGGGAATTAGAGTTGAACTTGACACAAGAGTGGAAAAAATTGGATATAAAATTAGGGAAGCAAATGGAGATCAAAAAATACCAGTTCAATTGATTATTGGTAAAAACGAAGTTGCGAATAATGAAGTAAATATGAGAAGGTTTGGTTCACAAGAAAGTAAAAATGTGTCAGTTGATGAAATTTTAAATATTTTGGTGGAAGAATCAAAAGTTCCGTTTAAAAAGTAA
- a CDS encoding RNA-guided endonuclease TnpB family protein — MKYNLAFKYRIYPNKDQELLINKTFGCVRFVYNTILYTANKFYEETGKNKIITPASLKSENRFLKEVDSLALSNAQLNVKRSFTNFFQKRAKFPRFKSKKNNVKSYTTNCVNNSIRIEENKYLVLPKLKRIKLKYHREIPKDYKIKSVTLINSNGNYYVSVLTEFEKEIQKVVSKDKVIGLDFSMSELFVSSENQRADYPRYFRMLEKKLKKLQKSLSRKVKFSKNWYKQKMKISKLHEYIKNCRRDFLHKLSKKLSEDYNAVVVENLNMKGMSQVLNFGKSVGDNGWGMFLRMLEYKLMFLGKQFLKIDKWFPSSKTCSKCGNVKDELKLSERSYKCECCGIEIDRDYNAALNIRDIGNIRK, encoded by the coding sequence ATGAAATATAATTTAGCATTCAAATACAGAATTTATCCAAATAAAGATCAAGAATTATTGATAAATAAGACTTTTGGATGTGTTCGTTTTGTCTACAATACGATTTTGTACACTGCGAATAAATTTTATGAAGAAACTGGAAAAAATAAAATAATTACACCTGCCAGTTTGAAAAGTGAAAATCGATTTCTAAAAGAAGTAGACAGTTTGGCACTTTCAAATGCTCAATTGAATGTAAAACGATCATTTACGAATTTCTTTCAAAAGAGGGCAAAGTTTCCAAGGTTCAAATCTAAAAAGAATAATGTTAAAAGTTACACGACAAATTGTGTGAACAATTCAATACGAATTGAGGAAAACAAATATTTGGTTTTGCCAAAATTAAAAAGAATAAAATTAAAATATCATAGAGAAATACCGAAGGATTACAAGATAAAGTCAGTAACATTGATAAATAGCAATGGAAACTATTATGTTTCTGTTTTGACAGAATTTGAAAAAGAAATTCAAAAGGTAGTTAGTAAAGATAAAGTAATTGGACTTGATTTTTCAATGTCTGAATTATTTGTTAGTTCTGAAAACCAAAGGGCTGATTATCCAAGATATTTTAGGATGTTGGAGAAAAAATTGAAAAAATTACAGAAATCATTATCAAGAAAAGTAAAATTTTCTAAAAATTGGTATAAACAAAAAATGAAAATATCAAAATTGCATGAGTATATTAAAAATTGTCGAAGAGATTTTTTGCATAAATTATCGAAAAAATTGTCTGAAGATTATAATGCTGTGGTTGTTGAAAATTTGAATATGAAAGGAATGAGCCAGGTATTAAATTTTGGGAAAAGTGTAGGAGATAATGGATGGGGAATGTTTTTGAGAATGCTTGAATATAAGTTGATGTTTTTAGGGAAACAATTTTTGAAGATAGATAAGTGGTTTCCGTCATCGAAAACTTGCAGTAAATGTGGAAATGTTAAAGATGAACTGAAATTATCAGAAAGAAGTTATAAATGTGAGTGCTGTGGGATTGAAATTGATAGAGATTACAATGCGGCGCTGAATATAAGAGATATTGGAAATATTAGGAAATAA
- a CDS encoding GerMN domain-containing protein, whose protein sequence is MPKKEESKEEPKKKKVFFSSVFFIILLILITAAVVATNIYDRDNSEEIHVTVDKNLVKETAQNEETQNKISIFVFDPGTRTIYEREIAIPRQVNLIEGDFINGIIRNSNYITDDMKFRSAYNLRIDNVNTTVVKLNAAFANLKKNPELFNGFSQAVTNTILKNFPNIQSVIIQIDGETNVQ, encoded by the coding sequence ATGCCAAAAAAAGAAGAATCAAAAGAAGAACCTAAAAAGAAAAAAGTATTTTTTAGCAGCGTATTTTTTATAATATTGCTTATTTTAATAACGGCTGCTGTAGTTGCAACGAATATATATGACAGGGATAACAGTGAAGAAATACATGTAACTGTTGATAAGAATTTAGTAAAGGAAACAGCGCAAAATGAGGAAACTCAAAATAAAATTTCTATATTTGTATTTGATCCTGGCACAAGAACAATTTATGAGCGAGAAATCGCAATTCCACGTCAAGTGAACTTAATTGAAGGGGATTTCATAAATGGAATTATCAGAAATTCAAATTATATTACAGATGATATGAAATTTAGAAGTGCCTACAACCTTAGAATTGACAATGTAAATACAACAGTTGTAAAATTAAATGCGGCATTCGCAAATTTGAAAAAAAATCCTGAATTATTTAATGGATTTTCTCAAGCTGTAACAAATACAATTTTAAAAAACTTTCCCAATATTCAAAGTGTCATAATTCAAATAGATGGGGAAACAAATGTTCAATAA
- a CDS encoding phosphoglycerate kinase, producing the protein MAKKTLKDLDVKGKKVLVRVDFNVPIKDGVITNDNRITAALPTLKYILENGGRVIAFSHLGKVKEEADKASKTLAPVAKRLEELLEKPVKFIPETRGPELEKAVSELKDGEILMFENTRFEDLDGKKESKNDPELGKYWASLGDVFVNDAFGTAHRAHASNVGIASNIKDSAVGFLVEKEIKFIGGAVDNPERPLVAILGGAKVSDKIGVIENLLDKADKVIIGGGMMFTFLKAEGKNTGSSLLEADKVELAASLIKKAKEKNVELLLPIDTVVAKEFKNDTEFKTVSVDDIEDGWMGLDIGEKSVELFKKALEGAKTVVWNGPMGVFEMENFAKGTIGVCKAIAELSDAKTIIGGGDSAAAAIQLGFADKFSHISTGGGASLEYLEGKVLPGVAAISDK; encoded by the coding sequence ATGGCTAAAAAAACTTTAAAAGACTTAGACGTAAAAGGTAAAAAAGTATTAGTAAGAGTTGATTTCAATGTACCAATAAAAGATGGAGTTATTACAAATGATAATAGAATTACAGCTGCTCTTCCAACTTTAAAATATATTTTGGAAAATGGCGGAAGAGTAATCGCATTTTCTCACTTGGGAAAAGTTAAGGAAGAAGCTGACAAAGCCTCAAAAACTTTAGCGCCAGTTGCAAAAAGATTGGAAGAACTTTTAGAAAAACCAGTTAAATTTATTCCTGAAACTAGAGGACCTGAATTGGAAAAAGCAGTTTCTGAACTAAAAGATGGAGAAATCTTAATGTTTGAAAACACTAGATTTGAAGACTTAGATGGTAAAAAAGAATCTAAAAATGATCCTGAATTAGGAAAATACTGGGCATCACTTGGAGATGTATTTGTAAACGATGCATTCGGAACTGCTCATAGAGCACATGCTTCAAATGTAGGAATTGCTTCAAATATTAAAGATTCTGCAGTAGGATTTTTAGTAGAAAAAGAAATTAAATTTATCGGTGGAGCAGTTGACAATCCTGAAAGACCATTAGTTGCTATTTTAGGAGGAGCAAAAGTTTCTGATAAAATTGGTGTAATTGAAAACTTATTGGATAAAGCTGATAAAGTAATTATCGGTGGAGGAATGATGTTTACTTTCTTAAAAGCTGAAGGTAAAAACACAGGTTCTTCATTATTGGAAGCTGACAAAGTAGAATTAGCCGCTTCATTAATCAAAAAAGCAAAAGAAAAAAATGTTGAATTATTATTGCCAATTGATACAGTTGTAGCAAAAGAATTTAAAAATGATACAGAATTTAAAACAGTTTCTGTAGATGACATTGAAGATGGATGGATGGGATTAGATATAGGTGAAAAATCTGTAGAATTATTCAAAAAAGCTTTAGAAGGTGCTAAAACTGTAGTATGGAATGGACCAATGGGAGTATTTGAAATGGAAAACTTCGCTAAAGGAACAATTGGTGTATGTAAAGCAATCGCAGAATTATCTGATGCTAAGACAATCATCGGTGGTGGAGATTCAGCAGCAGCAGCTATCCAATTAGGATTTGCTGACAAATTCTCACACATTTCAACTGGTGGAGGAGCTTCTCTTGAATACTTGGAAGGAAAAGTATTGCCAGGAGTAGCTGCAATTTCTGATAAATAA
- a CDS encoding nucleoside triphosphate pyrophosphohydrolase family protein, with translation MKRKIECVEEFHRIYKLGNSEKPIGKLKDGLEKLRFDLMAEENGEYLEAAKKGDVTEVADALGDMLYILCGTIIEHGMQNVIDDVFEEIHRSNLSKLDENGNPIYREDGKVVKGPNYFPPNLKKFFEK, from the coding sequence ATGAAAAGAAAAATTGAATGTGTGGAAGAATTTCACAGAATTTATAAACTTGGAAATTCTGAAAAGCCAATTGGAAAATTAAAGGATGGATTGGAAAAATTGAGATTTGACTTGATGGCTGAAGAAAATGGAGAATATTTGGAAGCGGCTAAAAAAGGAGATGTTACAGAAGTGGCAGATGCCCTTGGGGATATGCTTTATATCCTTTGTGGAACTATTATAGAACATGGTATGCAAAATGTGATTGACGATGTCTTTGAAGAAATTCATAGAAGCAATTTGAGCAAATTAGATGAAAATGGGAATCCAATTTATCGGGAAGATGGGAAAGTTGTAAAAGGACCAAATTATTTTCCGCCAAATTTGAAGAAATTTTTTGAAAAATAA
- a CDS encoding RNA-guided endonuclease TnpB family protein has protein sequence MKYNLAFKYRIYPNKEQELLINKTFGCVRFVYNTILYTANKIYEETGKNKIITPASLKSENQFLKEVDSLALSNAQLNVKRSFTNFFQKRAKFPKFKSKKNNVKSYTTNCVNNSIRIEENKYLVLPKLKRIKLKYHREIPKNYIIKSVTLTNSNGSYYVSVLTEFEKEIQKIPSNDKVIGLDFSMSELFVSSENQRADYPKYFRMLEKKLKKLQKSLSRKVRFSKNWYKQKMKISKLHEYIKNCRRDFLHKLSKKLSEIYNAVVVEDLNMKGMSQALNFGKSVGDNGWGMFLRMLEYKLMFLGKQFLKIDKWFPSSKTCSKCGNIKEKLKLTERSYRCECCGIEIDRDYNAALNIKNIGKLMLEY, from the coding sequence ATGAAATATAATTTGGCATTCAAATACAGAATTTATCCAAATAAAGAGCAGGAATTATTGATAAATAAGACTTTTGGATGTGTTCGTTTTGTTTACAATACAATTTTGTATACAGCAAATAAAATTTATGAAGAAACTGGGAAAAATAAAATAATTACACCTGCCAGTTTGAAAAGTGAAAACCAATTTTTGAAAGAAGTAGACAGTCTAGCACTTTCAAATGCTCAATTGAATGTAAAACGATCGTTTACGAATTTTTTTCAGAAGAGAGCGAAGTTTCCAAAGTTCAAATCTAAAAAGAATAATGTTAAAAGTTACACGACAAATTGTGTGAACAATTCGATACGAATTGAGGAAAACAAATATTTGGTTTTGCCAAAACTGAAAAGAATAAAATTGAAATATCATAGAGAAATACCAAAGAATTATATAATAAAGTCGGTAACATTGACAAACAGCAATGGAAGTTATTATGTTTCGGTTTTGACAGAATTTGAAAAAGAAATTCAAAAAATACCAAGTAATGATAAAGTAATTGGACTTGATTTTTCAATGTCTGAATTATTTGTCAGTTCTGAAAACCAAAGAGCTGATTATCCAAAATATTTTAGAATGCTGGAGAAAAAATTGAAAAAATTACAGAAATCATTATCAAGAAAAGTGAGATTTTCTAAAAATTGGTATAAACAAAAAATGAAAATATCAAAATTACATGAGTATATCAAAAATTGTCGAAGAGATTTTTTGCATAAATTATCGAAAAAATTGTCTGAAATATATAATGCTGTGGTTGTCGAAGATTTGAATATGAAAGGGATGAGCCAGGCATTAAATTTTGGAAAAAGTGTCGGAGATAATGGATGGGGAATGTTTTTGAGAATGCTTGAGTATAAACTGATGTTTTTAGGAAAACAATTTTTGAAGATAGATAAGTGGTTTCCGTCATCGAAAACTTGCAGTAAATGTGGAAACATTAAAGAGAAACTGAAATTAACAGAAAGAAGTTATAGATGTGAGTGCTGTGGGATTGAAATTGATAGAGATTACAATGCGGCATTGAATATAAAAAACATTGGAAAATTGATGTTGGAATATTAG
- the yajC gene encoding preprotein translocase subunit YajC — protein sequence MDKNSMGVIIIYVVFLAVLILPTYFANKKKKKQKAELMENLKVGAKITTVGGIQGTITNVFTDTVEMKIDKNARMTVLKSAVERIETK from the coding sequence ATGGATAAGAATTCAATGGGAGTAATAATAATTTATGTGGTATTTTTGGCAGTATTGATTTTACCAACATACTTTGCAAATAAAAAAAAGAAAAAACAAAAAGCTGAATTAATGGAAAATTTAAAAGTAGGAGCTAAAATAACTACAGTTGGAGGAATCCAAGGAACTATTACAAATGTTTTTACAGATACTGTGGAAATGAAAATTGATAAAAATGCAAGAATGACTGTTCTTAAATCAGCAGTTGAAAGAATTGAAACAAAATAA
- a CDS encoding Bax inhibitor-1 family protein, whose translation MKKDYDELETYNHNNDSYNEYGGQARMTYDDLNRVVSAKVCGSMLWMVLGLLVTGITGYMVYTGLVSGNPVAYGILKMYWLFAVLEIAVVFGFTALVYKANSSTLRLMFLAYSFLNGLTFSVLGIVYAPGIIVSAFLGTFVLFAVLAVYGYLTRENLTKFTPILVAGLIAIILVSIINIFLQNSGVDLFISIIGVIIFTIFIAVDVNRIRNNIVAYAVQEDSEILNKIEIVGALNLYLDFVNLFIYILRLLGRRR comes from the coding sequence ATGAAAAAAGATTACGATGAATTGGAAACTTATAATCATAATAACGACAGTTATAATGAATATGGTGGACAAGCAAGAATGACTTATGATGATTTAAACAGAGTTGTAAGTGCAAAAGTTTGTGGAAGTATGCTTTGGATGGTACTGGGACTTCTTGTGACAGGGATTACAGGTTATATGGTGTATACAGGGCTGGTATCAGGTAATCCGGTTGCATACGGGATTTTAAAAATGTATTGGCTGTTTGCTGTTTTGGAAATAGCTGTGGTGTTTGGATTTACTGCGTTAGTTTATAAAGCTAATTCAAGTACGTTAAGACTTATGTTTCTTGCATATTCGTTCTTGAATGGATTGACATTTTCAGTTCTTGGAATTGTCTATGCTCCTGGAATTATAGTTTCGGCATTTTTGGGAACATTTGTGTTATTTGCAGTTTTGGCTGTTTATGGTTACTTGACTAGAGAAAATTTGACAAAGTTTACACCAATTCTAGTTGCTGGATTAATTGCAATTATTTTAGTAAGCATAATAAATATCTTTTTGCAAAATAGTGGAGTTGACTTGTTCATATCAATAATTGGAGTAATTATATTTACAATTTTTATTGCAGTTGATGTAAATAGAATAAGAAATAACATTGTTGCTTATGCGGTTCAAGAGGATTCAGAAATTCTAAATAAAATAGAAATAGTTGGTGCATTAAATTTATATTTAGACTTTGTAAACTTGTTTATTTACATTTTAAGACTTTTAGGAAGAAGAAGATAG
- a CDS encoding N-acetylmuramoyl-L-alanine amidase family protein has translation MKRILLFLLLFVSAITFSDTLKNVSYNNGKVIGTFRENKQIIPNASVTKLGGEDLLMLSFPDSKMESGVPAFINKSDQYISKVYTVENNGMVVVYVYLKPSVTYQVTSRNGEFQVTLDGGKAVTAQKSYNTPQSQNNNSNNTRITQTQSQSQSGNTSRGNKKYTIVVDPGHGGHDSGARGNGYNEKDIALQVATRLANNLRQDYNVIMTRDSDFFVPLDTRAKIGNDANADFFISIHLNSGSSSSANGTEVFYFSKKDQGSYAAQVAKFENKVDGSYGDVPFSDFILNDIFYRKNQKTSQAIAESVLNNLINTTGLRRRGVFGANFAVLRGSNSPSILVELGFMNNYSDLSQYLTPDGQERAANAIGSAIRSYFR, from the coding sequence ATGAAAAGGATATTATTGTTTTTGTTACTTTTTGTAAGTGCAATTACATTTTCTGATACTTTAAAAAATGTTTCATATAATAATGGAAAGGTCATTGGAACATTTAGGGAAAATAAACAGATTATTCCAAATGCTTCTGTCACAAAATTAGGGGGTGAAGACCTGTTAATGTTAAGTTTCCCAGATAGTAAAATGGAAAGTGGTGTTCCAGCATTTATTAACAAAAGTGATCAGTATATAAGTAAGGTTTATACAGTTGAAAATAATGGAATGGTAGTAGTGTATGTGTATTTAAAACCATCTGTTACTTATCAAGTTACCAGTAGAAATGGAGAGTTTCAAGTAACATTAGATGGAGGTAAAGCTGTAACAGCGCAAAAATCATATAATACACCACAAAGCCAGAATAATAACAGCAACAATACAAGAATAACACAGACTCAGTCACAAAGCCAGTCAGGTAATACTTCAAGAGGAAATAAAAAATATACAATAGTTGTAGATCCTGGACATGGTGGACATGATTCAGGAGCAAGAGGAAATGGATATAATGAAAAAGATATAGCATTGCAAGTTGCAACAAGGCTAGCTAATAATTTAAGACAGGATTACAATGTTATAATGACTAGAGATTCAGATTTTTTTGTGCCATTAGATACAAGAGCCAAAATTGGAAATGATGCAAATGCAGATTTCTTTATAAGTATCCACTTAAATTCAGGTTCGAGTTCATCAGCAAATGGAACAGAAGTATTTTATTTTAGTAAAAAAGATCAAGGAAGTTATGCTGCACAAGTAGCCAAATTTGAAAATAAAGTTGATGGAAGCTATGGAGATGTGCCATTTTCAGACTTTATTTTAAATGATATTTTTTATAGAAAAAATCAAAAGACAAGTCAAGCTATAGCAGAATCTGTATTAAATAATCTTATAAATACAACAGGGCTTAGAAGAAGAGGAGTTTTTGGAGCAAATTTTGCAGTACTTCGTGGAAGTAATTCACCATCAATACTTGTAGAATTAGGATTTATGAATAATTATTCTGATTTATCGCAATACTTGACACCAGATGGTCAAGAAAGAGCAGCAAATGCTATTGGAAGTGCAATAAGAAGTTATTTTAGATAA
- a CDS encoding acid phosphatase translates to MKKTLLIGAFLFASLVSFSAGAGNDVTTKPEVYFLKSSQVVSSYDLLPPPPAVDSIAFLNDKAQYEKGKLLRNTERGKQAYNDAQVEGDGVPRAFSEAFGYTISAQTTPEIFKLVTKLREDAGDLATRSAKQTYMRIRPFAYFKESTCRPEDEATLSKNGSYPSGHTSIGWATALVLAEINPARQSEIIKRGYEMGQSRVICGYHWQSDVDAARVVASTVVATLHSNSEFNTQLAKAKAEFQRISKRK, encoded by the coding sequence ATGAAAAAAACGTTATTAATTGGTGCATTTTTATTTGCAAGTTTAGTTTCATTTTCAGCAGGAGCAGGAAATGACGTAACAACAAAACCGGAGGTGTACTTTTTAAAAAGTTCACAAGTTGTAAGCAGCTATGATTTGTTGCCACCTCCACCAGCAGTTGACAGTATAGCTTTTTTAAATGACAAGGCTCAATATGAAAAAGGAAAATTATTAAGAAATACTGAAAGAGGAAAACAGGCATATAATGATGCGCAAGTAGAAGGAGATGGAGTACCTCGTGCTTTTTCTGAAGCCTTTGGATACACAATTTCTGCTCAAACTACCCCTGAAATTTTTAAATTAGTTACAAAATTACGTGAAGATGCAGGAGATTTGGCAACAAGATCTGCAAAACAGACATATATGAGAATTCGTCCATTTGCATATTTTAAAGAATCTACTTGCCGTCCAGAAGATGAAGCAACTCTTTCAAAAAATGGATCTTATCCATCAGGGCATACTTCAATCGGATGGGCTACTGCATTAGTATTGGCTGAAATAAATCCAGCAAGACAAAGCGAAATTATAAAACGTGGATATGAAATGGGGCAAAGTCGTGTAATTTGCGGTTATCACTGGCAAAGCGATGTGGATGCAGCTCGTGTAGTAGCAAGCACAGTTGTCGCAACATTACATTCAAACAGCGAATTTAATACTCAATTAGCTAAAGCAAAAGCTGAATTTCAAAGAATTAGCAAAAGAAAATAA
- the rpmB gene encoding 50S ribosomal protein L28: MQRCEVFGKTVSHGNRVSHSHKATKRIWRPNLQTMLLTINNEEVRVRVCTKAMKTLKGKNNDQVKKILLKNKETLSPKILKVLAK, from the coding sequence ATGCAAAGATGTGAAGTTTTTGGAAAAACAGTAAGCCATGGAAATAGAGTGAGCCACTCTCACAAAGCTACAAAAAGAATTTGGAGACCAAATTTACAAACAATGCTTTTAACTATCAACAATGAAGAAGTTAGAGTAAGAGTTTGTACAAAAGCAATGAAAACATTAAAAGGGAAAAATAACGATCAAGTTAAAAAAATCTTGTTAAAAAACAAAGAAACATTAAGCCCTAAAATACTAAAAGTATTAGCAAAGTAA